A stretch of the Medicago truncatula cultivar Jemalong A17 chromosome 5, MtrunA17r5.0-ANR, whole genome shotgun sequence genome encodes the following:
- the LOC11436437 gene encoding AT-rich interactive domain-containing protein 2 → MFAALNEIQQQHQLVPPPSPSILNDFSGFNFDLEGTVQNFNGDGNEDDNEKFSTGVEDDLGTCFVETSENEFHSRKRKRESLSGMINWTKNIAIHPFDPEEYKGGQDFLDQMLWARDVLSVRKHAEPDSGSSSKKVKKMHPAMYEDPVVKLRCSERQPVPSKPRCSCCISLYVAGNKLHGFITEKKKSTAKAVVNKKKKSKPSVGHRFQVELPQCTSVVYESDSKCLGTQVWPVN, encoded by the exons ATGTTTGCAGCATTGAATGAAATTCAACAGCAGCACCAGTTAGTACCACCTCCATCACCATCAATTCTCAATGATTTTTCAGGTTTCAACTTTGATCTTGAG GGTACTGTCCAAAATTTTAACGGTGATGGTAATGAGGATGACAATGAAAAATTCAGCACTGGTGTCGAGGACGATCTAGGCACCTGTTTTGTGGAAACTTCTGAGAATGAATTTCATTCTCGCAAACGTAAAAGGGAATCATTATCAGGAATGATAAACTGGACAAAGAATATCGCAATACATCCGTTTGATCCTGAGGAGTATAAAGGTGGCCAGGACTTTTTAGATCAGATGTTGTGGGCAAGAGATGTTCTGTCGGTCAGAAAGCATGCAGAACCAGACAGTGGGTCATCATCGAAG AAGGTGAAGAAGATGCATCCTGCCATGTATGAGGATCCGGTAGTGAAATTGAGATGTAGTGAAAGGCAGCCTGTCCCTTCAAAACCCCGCTGTTCTTGCTGCATTTCACTTTATGTTGCTGGAAATAAACTCCATGGCTTCATAAccgaaaagaaaaaatcaactgCCAAAGCAGTTgtgaataaaaagaaaaaatctaagCCATCTGTAGGTCATCGTTTCCAAGTGGAACTCCCGCAATGTACTAGTGTAGTTTATGAGAGTGACTCTAAATGCTTAGGCACACAAGTATGGCCTGTTAATTAG